A window from Dama dama isolate Ldn47 chromosome 11, ASM3311817v1, whole genome shotgun sequence encodes these proteins:
- the TCF23 gene encoding transcription factor 23, translated as MAQREARGARAMPGLGQSPAKATPRLSAGTERKRNRLSRTGQDLWEESSWSNQRWSRAALNPRGARARSLARGRSEASPENAARERSRVRTLRQAFLALQATLPAVPPDTKLSKLDVLVLATSYIAHLTRTLGQEMPGPAWPPFLRGLRYLHPLKKWPMRSRLYAGGLGCSGLDSTTASNSGQRTKEAEAGPQISGEADALLPTRPLSPAPGDK; from the exons ATGGCACAGAGGGAGGCCAGAGGGGCACGGGCCATGCCAGGACTGGGCCAGAGCCCAGCCAAGGCCACGCCGAGGTTGTCAGCAGGCACTGAGAGGAAGAGGAACCGCCTGAGCAGGACAGGGCAGGACCTGTGGGAAGAGTCCAGCTGGAGCAACCAAAGATGGAGCCGAGCTGCCCTGAACCCTCGAGGAGCCAGGGCCAGGAGCCTGGCTCGGGGTCGG AGCGAGGCCAGTCCTGAGAACGCTGCGCGGGAGCGGAGCCGGGTGAGGACGTTGCGCCAGGCCTTTCTGGCCCTGCAGGCCACCCTGCCGGCCGTGCCGCCCGACACCAAGCTGTCCAAGTTGGACGTGCTGGTGCTGGCCACCAGCTACATAGCCCACCTCACCCGCACGCTTGGACAAGAGATGCCCGGCCCTGCCTGGCCGCCTTTCCTGCGTGGACTCCGCTACTTGCACCCTCTCAAG AAGTGGCCAATGCGATCTCGTCTCTACGCCGGAGGCCTGGGGTGCTCTGGCCTTGACTCCACCACAGCCTCCAACTCGGGCCAAAGAACAAAGGAGGCAGAGGCCGGGCCCCAGATCTCTGGAGAGGCAGACGCCCTTCTTCCCACCAGACCACTGTCACCAGCACCCGGTGACAAGTGA